A stretch of Chanodichthys erythropterus isolate Z2021 chromosome 20, ASM2448905v1, whole genome shotgun sequence DNA encodes these proteins:
- the tasorb gene encoding protein TASOR: MACNFSQERKIDKESSKAGGQTLEDGDSKKQLLSASSTATSKQNGDQAECEDEQMSEQDASERRRAGLSDLKNCGGSPSTLPRSTEELPRRNFQIPRKIKERKGLLQHLSPDSREFEEVVKLLSSFYLDATSRGTFTYTKASLIHNELLEKEFIEKKRELKQNGRTEAELAESYAFLLPDRNKAHWICEKGLSVGHSRVNNLGSPSKGVYLSKYSDLLQMNPFEVGAAGDIIIFKVMKGKVKTIFENMPKNNLEPALKYDSHVYKNASKVTSLLSYRAFEHTQQYFYEFAFEELRSRPRHVLPYAVVSFQYKGKESATATHSRLNSMLYEGQRVRRRYTVWSGSLVNKGEEVYQVYIRSSSLPHLPLKLPDKLDINMAMHLDQVKRKIPPVLLSWEAYSGSREVLKYGMYCSVYEVMGKSKQENSLSGLLQRLERERMVLVKPLIDKGFLLLLSSSQLHATTERRGRNDRVLQALFVFQEQRNISKLILKNSGVDEDPPLEPKDPICHHLDNFVPALHHGLYKLRANPPKELAAGLKRQALDYLNQKEQGAVRPFHIVEYRHTLDDRTNQYLAPRPKNMDLALNSYINGPGQFQLPVEALQQGLMESRQEAASPPAGAEEYSPVSDWGGSDRQASCSSTVAVSQSNGGAQRPQSEYDKEKMEKLLKLIQLHKRTLSKEEGSGPEREEDWDPAGLKRRLEREGPGSVSKYLRTGLLNGEQGRVVMDSMGLCDTDLRERVSQSATLRDTHALLKLFLSTLNRMAQNSNTASSQPEILPKNVEGYDPADSAALCDLDLRARRADEEQVNLDFLEEQMACSRSSVDVYSPPSSLEQQPSRPAEASHQSHPLWKTSTTALEGVCEPFACGAEKQVHSTGKVVDTILDSEFQNLCTGIQKMMEDQHITYIPPTHLPRSEDQAKRSSSFSPFVSKYVSSLPVQGYVNSLCEKMNRMIRSPSASLEPMAVASPPAVAPVPAHLPPAPPPSVMPAPAQPTLPSPPAHPHTKTSSPVPKSQALSSKSQAILKPPSSSKHRLGTVREVHLFSAEKTTDPKSSDVVESPMCSPSAGSASHPPIPSVPEMPSEPTLVGSSSTVGGSVIGQIKPDVLCTLMEIMQKNAVKFYIQRGDEESELCTEIKEYLRSLGNIDCNPQNYLEIKSQQKFMIIIQNEDIAAHVHKIPALVSLKKLPTVYFAGVDSLDDVKNRTYNELFVSGGLIVSDELILNPDNITLEKLQAFLKFLEEQGSPWKWKVHCKTQKKLKELSRLNTEALNLLNLLTTYQKKHLVEFLPYHECDTPSRQAPDLDCLVKLQAQHTQLRHLIFLTERYDDTFSQFSGSGVIIAGMNDIMNNFQSLISVPEEVPLAALPDPVEPDAVRDEEDMSIDSEDDMLVISETAIQTENDLSEPQAPQPPPPQTDGFRPPLPDQPSLDPIIDPLVHPNPTTYHTQGSYSTDYAALKSAIAQYKAASQDSTPRPEVEDTLASFGVNPHQSYLCPSSAQWSPYSGSPAYHMSSAYSSPASVASRGSEYSQTAAPPGTQPPTNTTLPVAQPLTLPLSLPQPPVSSVEVLPIPESAASLQPPGPVPDSVGVHGVAAANTANQQGLAGSQTAKMVVETASSSSASSSSSLHATFPSFPDATPFPALTPIPPVPPLYSWVSTPGAQQGYVAGQSGAGFGALPSTQTEAARPADGSWVEDAESGTSRGHEEEGVPSSATFKVGQQEGGRDKGSALGSSTSCGQGSKTPVNSSSESQGSSHAPPIRGGTASRGLLPIPGAALGAMCRGGHNNSMYNPRGGPADMMRGGFRGRGVPPHPMRSRPGRGHIRGGPSCNWGYPPGRGGGGRSDYYSDYTYN; this comes from the exons ATGGCTTGCAATTTCAGCCAGGAGAGAAAAATCGACAAGGAGAGCAGCAAGGCCGGCGGCCAAACATTGGAGGATGGCGACAGCAAGAAACAATTGTTGTCAGCTTCTAGCACGGCCACATCCAAGCAAAATGGCGATCAAGCTGAATGTGAAGACGAGCAAATGTCTGAACAAGATGCTTCTGAGCGGCGGAGGGCTGGGCTGTCGGACCTGAAAAATTGCGGCGGATCGCCCTCGACACTACCGAGGTCGACCGAGGAGCTGCCAAGAAGGAATTTTCAAATTCCAAGGAAAATCAAGGAGCGGAAAG GTCTCCTTCAGCACTTGTCTCCAGATTCCAGAGAGTTTGAGGAAGTTGTGAAGCTTCTGTCCTCCTTCTACCTGGACGCCACCTCCCGTGGGACTTTCACCTACACCAAAGCTTCACTCATTCACAACGAACTCTTGGAGAAAGAG TTCATCGAGAAGAAAAGGGAACTGAAGCAGAATGGCAGGACAGAGGCAGAACTTGCAGAATCCTATGCTTTTCTGCTACCTGATAGGAATAAG GCTCACTGGATCTGCGAAAAGGGTCTTTCTGTGGGACATTCGCGGGTCAACAATCTGGGAAGCCCTTCCAAAG GGGTTTACCTCTCAAAATACTCAGATTTGTTACAAATGAATCCATTTGAAGTGGGTGCTGCTGGAgacataataatatttaaagtgATGAAG GGTAAAGTGAAGACAATTTTTGAGAACATGCCCAAAAATAATCTTGAGCCGGCTCTTAAATATGACAGCCATGTGTACAAAAATGCCAGCAAAGTGACCTCATTATTGTCGTATAGGGCCTTTGAGCACACTCAG CAATACTTCTACGAATTTGCATTTGAGGAGCTAAGGTCAAGGCCCAGACATGTGTTGCCGTATGCGGTTGTGTCTTTTCAATACAAAGGCAAAGAATCGGCCACTGCCACACACAG TCGATTAAACAGCATGTTATATGAAGGGCAAAGAG TTCGGCGAAGATATACAGTTTGGAGTGGCTCGCTGGTGAATAAAGGAGAGGAAGTCTATCAAGTGTACATCCGGTCTTCAAGTCTCCCTCACCTTCCACTTAAACT accAGACAAGCTTGACATCAATATGGCTATGCATCTTGATCAAGTAAAGAGAAAGATCCCGCCCGTTCTGCTATCATGGGAGGCTTACAGTGGATCACGAGAGG TGTTGAAGTATGGGATGTACTGCAGCGTGTATGAGGTCATGGGGAAGAGTAAACAGGAAAACAGTCTCTCTGGGCTGTTGCAACGGCTTGAGAGAGAAAGAATG GTTTTGGTGAAGCCATTGATAGACAAAGGGTTTCTCTTGCTCCTTTCGTCCTCTCAGTTGCACGCTACCACTG aacGACGAGGAAGAAATGACAGGGTTTTGCAGgcactttttgtttttcaagaGCAAAGAAACATCTCAAAATTGA ttttgaaGAACTCAGGAGTAGATGAGGATCCTCCACTAGAGCCTAAAGACCCAATCTGCCACCATCTAGATAATTTTGTACCCGCCCTGCATCATGGTCTCTACAAGCTGCGAGCCAATCCACCCAAAGAGCTTGCGGCGGGACTGAAACGTCAGGCGCTGGACTACCTCAACCAGAAGGAGCAAGGTGCTGTCCGACCCTTTCACATCGTAGAGTACCGGCACACTCTGGATGACCGGACCAACCAATACCTGGCACCTCGTCCTAAGAATATGGATTTGGCACTGAACTCTTACATAAATGGACCGGGACAGTTCCAGCTGCCTGTGGAGGCACTGCAGCAGGGTCTGATGGAAAGCAGACAGGAGGCAGCATCTCCCCCAGCAGGTGCAGAAGAGTACAGTCCTGTCTCAGACTGGGGAGGGTCGGATAGACAGGCATCATGCAGCAGTACAGTTGCGGTTTCTCAGTCTAACGGTGGCGCTCAGAGGCCACAGAGTGAGTATGATAAAGAGAAGATGGAGAAATTGCTAAAGTTGATTCAGTTACATAAGCGGACTTTGAGCAAGGAGGAGGGGAGCGGGCCAGAAAGAGAGGAGGACTGGGACCCCGCTGGCCTGAAGAGGAGGTTGGAGAGGGAAGGTCCTGGAAGTGTGAGCAAGTACCTTAGGACTGGTCTACTTAACGGAGAGCAAGGGAGAG TGGTGATGGACAGCATGGGGCTGTGTGACACAGACCTGCGGGAACGCGTATCTCAGAGTGCCACCCTCCGAGACACGCATGCCTTGCTCAAACTCTTTCTCAGCACACTCAACAGGATGGCCCAGAACTCTAACACTGCCAGCAGCCAGCCTGAGATACTCCCCAAAAATGTAGAAGGATACGACCCCGCTGACTCAGCTGCCCTCTGTGATCTTGATCTGCGTGCCAGGCGTGCTGATGAGGAGCAGGTTAACCTGGATTTCTTGGAG GAGCAGATGGCCTGCAGCAGGAGCAGTGTGGATGTGTACAGTCCCCCTTCCAGTCTGGAGCAGCAGCCCTCCCGTCCAGCAGAAGCCTCACATCAGAGCCACCCTCTCTGGAAAACGTCCACCACAG CTTTAGAGGGTGTTTGTGAACCTTTTGCTTGTGGAGCGGAGAAGCAGGTACACTCTACGGGCAAAGTAGTAGACACTATTCTTGACAGTGAGTTCCAGAACCTCTGCACAGGTATCCAGAAAATGATGGAGGACCAACATATAACCTACATCCCCCCGACTCATTTGCCACGATCCGAGGATCAAGCCAAACGGTCGAGCTCATTCTCACCTTTTGTCTCCAAATACGTCTCCTCCCTGCCTGTGCAGGGCTACGTTAACAGTCTCTGTGAAAAGATGAACCGTATGATCCGTTCTCCCAGTGCGTCCTTAGAACCCATGGCTGTCGCATCACCACCTGCTGTTGCCCCAGTTCCTGCCCACTTGCCACCTGCTCCGCCCCCTTCTGTCATGCCAGCTCCTGCCCAACCCACGCTGCCCTCACCTCCTGCTCATCCTCACACTAAAACATCTTCTCCAGTGCCTAAGTCTCAGGCTTTGTCGAGCAAATCACAAGCTATCCTTAAACCTCCTTCTTCAAGCAAGCATCGCCTTGGCACTGTCAGAGAGGTCCACCTGTTTTCAGCAGAAAAAACAACTGACCCCAAGAGTTCAGATGTTGTGGAAAGTCCTATGTGTTCCCCATCAGCAGGAAGTGCTAGTCATCCTCCAATCCCTTCAGTCCCAGAGATGCCCTCAGAACCTACTCTTGTAGGAAGCTCAAGCACTGTGGGGGGCAGCGTTATCGGACAAATCAAGCCAGATGTGTTATGCACACTGATGGAGATCATGCAGAAGAATGCTGTAAAGTTTTACATTCAGAGAGGAGATGAGGAGAGTGAACTCTGCACTGAGATCAAG GAGTATTTAAGAAGTCTTGGAAACATCGATTGCAACCCTCAGAATTACCTAGAGATAAAAAGtcagcaaaagtttatgatCATTATTCAGAATGAGGATATCGCAGCTCATGTACATAAG ATCCCAGCTCTGGTGTCTCTGAAGAAATTACCTACAGTTTACTTTGCTGGAGTGGACAGTCTGGATGATGTGAAAAATCGCACTTACAATGAGCTTTTCGTGTCTGGAGGTCTCATTGTGTCGGATGAGCTCATTCTCAACCCAGACAATATAACACTAG AGAAGCTACAGGCATTTCTTAAGTTCTTGGAGGAACAGGGCTCACCCTGGAAGTGGAAGGTGCACTGTAAGACTCAGAAGAAGCTTAAAGAGCTCAGCAG GTTAAACACTGAGGCCCTGAATCTGTTGAACCTGCTGACGACTTACCAGAAGAAACACCTTGTTGAGTTTCTGCCTTATCACGAGTGTGATACACCATCTAGGCAGGCTCCTGATTTGGACTGTTTGGTAAAGCTGCAAGCTCAACACACACAGCTTCGGCACCTCATCTTCCTCACAG AAAGGTATGATGACACATTCTCGCAGTTCTCCGGTAGTGGAGTCATCATTGCTGGTATGAATGACATCATGAACAATTTCCAGAGTTTGATCAGTGTCCCAGAAGAAGTACCATTGGCTGCCCTACCTGATCCAG TGGAGCCTGATGCAGTTCGAGATGAGGAGGACATGTCTATAGACTCTGAAGATGACATGCTGGTTATCTCCGAGACTGCCATTCAGACTGAAAATGACCTGTCGGAACCGCAGGCACCTCAGCCCCCTCCGCCTCAGACTGATGGATTTCGTCCTCCCCTCCCTGACCAACCCTCTTTGGACCCCATTATCGATCCACTTGTGCATCCAAACCCTACTACCTACCATACCCAGGGCTCTTACTCGACTGATTATGCAGCTCTGAAGTCTGCCATCGCTCAATATAAAGCTGCCAGTCAGGATAGCACACCCAGGCCTGAAGTAGAGGACACCCTGGCCAGTTTCGGCGTGAACCCTCACCAGAGCTACCTGTGTCCCAGCTCAGCACAGTGGAGCCCTTACTCTGGTTCTCCCGCATACCATATGTCCTCTGCTTATTCATCTCCAGCCAGCGTGGCCTCCAGGGGATCAGAGTATAGTCAAACTGCCGCTCCTCCTGGGACTCAACCTCCAACAAACACCACCTTACCCGTTGCCCAACCACTCACCCTTCCCCTTTCCCTCCCACAGCCGCCGGTTAGCTCAGTGGAGGTGCTTCCTATTCCAGAGTCAGCCGCCTCTCTTCAACCACCTGGTCCTGTTCCTGACAGTGTGGGAGTGCATGGGGTGGCAGCTGCAAACACCGCTAATCAGCAAGGACTTGCTGGCTCTCAAACTGCTAAGATGGTTGTAGAGACTGCTTCCTCATCCTCCGCTTCTTCCTCGTCCTCTCTTCACGCCACTTTTCCCTCCTTCCCAGATGCTACGCCTTTTCCAGCTCTCACTCCAATTCCCCCTGTTCCACCGCTTTACAGCTGGGTTTCTACACCGGGAGCCCAACAGGGATACGTGGCTGGACAGAGTGGGGCAGGATTTGGCGCACTACCGTCCACCCAAACTGAGGCTGCTAGGCCTGCAGATGGATCGTGGGTGGAAGACGCTGAGAGCGGAACCTCTCGTGGACATGAGGAAGAAGGTGTCCCTTCTTCAGCCACCTTCAAAGTGGGACAGCAGGAGGGCGGTAGAGATAAAGGAAGTGCACTGGGTAGTTCGACCTCATGCGGCCAAGGCAGCAAAACTCCAGTGAACTCTTCCTCCGAGAGTCAAGGCAGCAGTCATGCTCCTCCCATCAGGGGTGGCACTGCAAGCAGAGGACTCTTACCCATCCCCGGAGCCGCACTGGGAGCCATGTGCCGAGGCGGACACAACAATAGCATGTACAATCCCAGAGGGGGACCCGCTGATATGATGCGTGGTGGCTTCAGAGGTCGAGGTGTACCGCCGCATCCCATGAGATCTAGACCTGGCCGGGGTCACATCAGAGGGGGACCGTCCTGTAACTGGGGTTATCCCCCTGGGAGGGGAGGGGGTGGTCGGTCAGACTACTATTCGGACTACACCTATAACTAA
- the asb14b gene encoding dynein axonemal heavy chain 12 — MEEVYDAAEDDWDDDDEDEATQYMIEQSLLEYGKHADSATSDPLDLIDHEEIFTAIQAGNEDALKVLVQHKEALSNADSRGWIPLHEAAVQHKRSILEITYAASPQGSGQCRTLRGETPLFLAVVHGLRENATFLLQNGCDPDCKNEDDDSALVAAIKNDQYDLALLLVRYNATVDQKGSLQRTALHEASVLGLDNFVYLLLQSGADPNAIDVCEHTAVGLAAQAGHFNVVEVLLQKGASVWSKPQLPGSASVLFDAAASGNPDIISLLLEYGADPNVPTHTGHLPIHRVAYRGHLLALEQLIPVTKKEVIKESGMSPLHSAAAGGHTQCLDLLLSSGFDPNFMLHPRVRRNYEDERRSALFFTVSNNDVQSARVLLEAGAMPNQDPVNCLQVAMRLGNYELINTLLRYGANVNYYSRVNTTHFPSALQYALKDEVMLRMLLNNGYDVQRCFDCPYGQASHVPVDYEGWSASVIKDVVFCEVITVYWLKHISAQVVRIMLDYVDHVTLCSKLKTVLVEQKQWPEICKIQENTRSLKHLCRLKIRDCLGRLRLRAPVFISFLPLPASLKDYIRFKEYDIYSRGSMTE; from the exons ATGGAAGAGGTGTATGATGCTGCGGAGGATGACtgggatgatgatgatgaagatgaggcCACTCAGTACATGATTGAACAGAGTCTATTGGAGTACGGCAAACATGCTGATTCAGCAACCAG TGATCCATTAGACCTCATTGACCATGAGGAAATTTTCACTGCTATACAAGCTG GTAATGAGGATGCTTTGAAGGTCCTGGTGCAGCATAAGGAGGCTCTGTCTAATGCCGACAGCAGGGGCTGGATCCCTTTGCATGAGGCAGCGGTGCAACACAAGAGGAGCATTCTGGAGATCACTTATGCAG CATCTCCTCAGGGGTCAGGGCAGTGCCGTACTCTGAGGGGGGAGACTCCGTTGTTTCTCGCTGTTGTTCACGGTCTCAGAGAGAATGCCACATTCCTGCTGCAGAACGGTTGTGACCCTGACTGCAAAAATGAGGATGATGACTCTGCATTGGTTGCAG cCATAAAGAATGACCAGTATGACCTGGCTCTGCTGCTGGTACGCTACAATGCCACAGTGGACCAAAAAGGAAGTCTTCAAAGAACTGCTCTGCATGAAGCATCCGTGCTAGGCTTGGATAACTTTGTCTACCTGCTTCTACAATCTGGCGCTGACCCAAATGCCATTGATGTGTGTGAACATACCGCTGTAGGACTTGCGGCTCAAGCTGGACATTTTAACGTTGTGGAGGTTCTGCTTCAGAAAG GGGCCAGTGTGTGGTCCAAACCTCAACTTCCAGGTTCAGCTTCAGTTTTATTTGATGCTGCGGCTTCTGGAAACCCTGATATCATTTCACTGCTGCTGGAATATGGAGCCGATCCCAACGTGCCCACCCACACAGGCCATCTCCCCATCCACCGTGTAGCCTACCGAGGACATCTACT AGCACTGGAGCAGCTGATCCCTGTGACTAAGAAAGAGGTGATCAAAGAGAGCGGCATGAGCCCGTTACACTCCGCCGCTGCAGGCGGTCACACCCAGTGCCTGGATCTGCTCCTGAGCTCTGGGTTTGACCCTAACTTCATGCTACACCCCAGAGTGCGCAGAAACTATGAGGACGAACGCAGGTCAGCGCTGTTCTTTACTGTATCAAATAATGATGTCCAGTCAGCAAGGGTGCTTCTGGAGGCCGGAGCCATGCCCAATCAAGACCCAGTCAACTGCCTGCAGGTAGCCATGCGACTGGGCAACTACGAGCTCATCAACACTCTGCTACGCTACGGTGCCAATGTAAACTATTACTCCCGTGTCAACACCACCCACTTCCCTTCCGCCCTTCAGTACGCACTAAAGGATGAGGTGATGCTGCGCATGCTACTCAATAATGGCTATGATGTGCAGCGCTGCTTTGACTGTCCGTATGGACAGGCCTCACATGTGCCCGTGGATTATGAGGGCTGGAGCGCCTCTGTCATCAAAGACGTGGTG TTCTGTGAGGTGATCACAGTGTACTGGCTCAAGCACATCTCAGCACAAGTAGTGAGAATCATGTTGGATTATGTTGATCACGTGACTCTCTGCTCCAAACTGAAGACTGTTCTGGTTGAGCAAAAACAGTGGCCGGAAATATGTAAGATTCAAG AAAACACTCGAAGCCTGAAGCATCTCTGCAGACTGAAGATTCGTGATTGTTTGGGTCGCTTGCGTCTGAGGGCTCCAGTTTTTATCAGTTTCCTGCCTCTGCCTGCCAGTCTCAAAGACTATATTCGCTTCAAAGAATATGATATTTACAGTAGAGGAAGTATGACAGAATAA
- the LOC137009868 gene encoding amphoterin-induced protein 3 encodes MTSTSYMVLFSLLVRISGASCPQGCLCTSDILNCGSLGLDRFPNPLPSTTSVLDLSHNRLTWLAAGTFHGLPRLHTLHMSHNRISLLSPGAFHNISSLRYLDLSSNKLQVVGKFHFQNLPDLEVLLLYNNRLSRVESNTLMGLGSLRKVYFSLNQITDFPFFSVRKHSHPNLVTLDLSSNRLFRLPMDDIVLLPVAVQKGLFLHNNSLECDCSLYRMFWHWEQKGYASVKDYKDDYKCLMYGEPQISINFLRSAYFFENCTVGKMISLISPKADKVVYEGEQVRLDCTGTLNGEDLSYSWIIPHQENISQLIQNGTLRLNQDGSLDILAAQSTDSGIYQCTAVDNTRMINESREVNLTVVAQRSSEETFNTGYTTLLGCVVTLVLILMYLYLTPCRCGCCKPPPSSPAISTFGEDRCTLASIFAAPSTDRLKGKSQSDRHVVFLEPLVAGRNGHPKAAFVVEQPAIEWDTENFTIIRERNYSE; translated from the coding sequence ATGACCTCTACATCATATATGGTTTTGTTCTCACTCTTGGTTCGGATCTCAGGGGCTAGTTGTCCTCAGGGCTGCCTGTGCACCTCTGACATACTGAACTGTGGCTCTTTGGGTCTGGATAGATTTCCCAACCCGCTTCCATCCACGACTTCTGTCTTGGACCTCAGTCATAACAGACTGACATGGCTAGCAGCCGGCACCTTCCACGGACTCCCAAGGCTGCACACTTTGCATATGTCCCATAACCGCATCTCCTTGCTCAGCCCGGGAGCTTTCCATAACATCAGCAGTCTACGATACCTGGACCTCTCTTCAAACAAATTGCAGGTGGTGGGGAAGTTTCACTTTCAGAACCTGCCAGATTTGGAGGTGTTGCTGCTGTACAACAACCGTCTTTCCCGAGTGGAGAGCAACACGCTTATGGGGCTTGGCAGTCTCAGAAAGGTATATTTCAGCCTCAACCAGATCACAGACTTCCCGTTCTTCTCAGTTCGCAAGCATAGCCACCCCAACCTGGTAACGCTGGACCTCTCCTCAAACCGACTGTTTCGTTTGCCCATGGATGACATTGTGCTGTTGCCCGTTGCAGTGCAAAAAGGCCTGTTCCTGCACAACAACAGCCTGGAGTGCGATTGCTCTCTGTACCGTATGTTTTGGCACTGGGAGCAGAAGGGATATGCAAGCGTGAAAGACTACAAGGATGACTACAAGTGTCTGATGTACGGTGAACCTCAAATCTCAATTAATTTTCTGCGCTCTGCATACTTCTTTGAGAACTGTACAGTTGGGAAGATGATATCCCTGATATCCCCAAAAGCTGATAAAGTTGTTTACGAGGGAGAACAAGTGAGACTGGACTGCACTGGAACATTAAACGGAGAAGACCTGTCCTACAGCTGGATCATTCCTCATCAAGAGAACATCTCTCAGCTGATCCAGAACGGAACTCTACGCCTCAATCAAGACGGTAGCTTGGATATTCTTGCTGCCCAGTCCACAGATTCAGGGATCTACCAGTGCACTGCTGTGGATAATACGAGGATGATAAATGAATCACGAGAAGTGAACCTAACTGTGGTAGCCCAGCGCTCCTCAGAGGAGACTTTCAACACAGGCTACACCACTCTTTTGGGGTGTGTTGTGACCCTTGTCCTCATATTGATGTATCTGTATTTAACCCCATGTCGCTGTGGTTGCTGCAAACCTCCGCCCTCCTCTCCAGCCATCTCAACCTTTGGAGAAGACCGCTGCACTCTGGCCTCTATCTTTGCAGCTCCTTCAACCGATCGTCTCAAGGGCAAGTCTCAATCCGACAGGCACGTAGTGTTTCTTGAACCACTCGTGGCAGGGAGAAACGGCCATCCGAAAGCTGCATTTGTCGTTGAACAGCCTGCAATTGAATGGGACACAGAAAACTTTACCATTATTAGAGAAAGAAATTACTCAGAGTAG